From the genome of Deltaproteobacteria bacterium:
TGACCTCATCATTGGGTCCCCAGAAGACCTTGATAATTTCGGTCATGACCAGGGCCGCGCCCATGGTAATGAGAATCTGCTTGAGATGATTGCCGTAGGTCCTTCGAATAATGACCTTCTCCAGGATGATCCCCAGCACACCGCCCACCACCAGGGCCGTCAGCAGGACCAGGACCAGACTCCCCATGCTCTGGCCCAGGGAGGCCATCTCCACCCAGCCCCAGGTATTGAGATAGTTCAGGAGAGAGAATCCGGCATAGGCCCCCCACACAAAAAAGGCGCCATGGGCCAGGTTGAGCACGTCCATCAGGCCGAAGATAAGGGTCAGGCCCGAGGCCGTCAGGAAAAGGAGCGCCCCCATGGTCAGCCCTGCGATGGTCAAGGTCATATAGGTGATGACATCGATCCACAAAAGAGGGATAAACCAGATCCCCACGGTAAAGATCCAGGCCCCCCACTTTCCGGCATCAAAACCTCCCCTGCCGTCTGAAATCGCCAGCCCGGTGTCCGTTGCCATTGTCTCCCCCCTCAACCGATTCCCAGGTATTTTTGC
Proteins encoded in this window:
- a CDS encoding branched-chain amino acid ABC transporter permease, whose amino-acid sequence is MATDTGLAISDGRGGFDAGKWGAWIFTVGIWFIPLLWIDVITYMTLTIAGLTMGALLFLTASGLTLIFGLMDVLNLAHGAFFVWGAYAGFSLLNYLNTWGWVEMASLGQSMGSLVLVLLTALVVGGVLGIILEKVIIRRTYGNHLKQILITMGAALVMTEIIKVFWGPNDEVILVPAAFQDSWDLFDIVVNKFRGVAIVVGATVFLVIQIVLQRTKLGITVRAGVENREIVQVMGYNIQRIFTGVFAAGAALAAMGGVMFAIFKEQLYPGMGDETLIFALIVVIIGGMGSVAGSFLGAIMVGLAFNYVAFLVPKLALGVNIMIMAVILLIRPNGLLGRK